One segment of Candidatus Nitrospira nitrosa DNA contains the following:
- a CDS encoding HEAT repeat domain-containing protein: MANALDNLLDALEDVDDATREEAAKALADLGDPSTLEALLVACSDDYWSVRAYAGCGVSKIGGPKAIEALIGLFNDPIMEVRDQAVEAMAKVGSPAVDRVITALKDERWRVREHAAKVAGKIKDPRAVEALMVSCRDRDGAVKSAVAEALGRIADPTAVPVLIKLFRDSSKIVRETAGTALMYIGQPSVDPLIESLSDKDFVVRCHAARALGGMTTDYQIGRTWVRDAKVVEALITALKDQDRAVREDATIALGMISDPRAIDALIEAMKDGAVKRHAIASLGMIGDPRALPAVLDALKGKGIKQEGSPTPGCIVSEDAFIKEAAATALGQFRDPRVIPDLIMLLKDGVLREKAAAALTVIGDAAIEPLIAFLYDPKASEVEAEKERVLSYASVRLTAKDALKQITLETLETLGWTPSDEEVEISSSQADNLRIDRPLGQTGRFGPSGDIV; encoded by the coding sequence ATGGCTAACGCACTCGACAACCTATTAGACGCACTTGAGGACGTGGACGACGCTACTCGTGAGGAGGCGGCGAAAGCCCTCGCCGATCTGGGTGATCCGTCAACCCTCGAGGCGTTACTCGTTGCCTGCAGCGACGACTATTGGTCGGTTCGGGCCTATGCGGGCTGTGGCGTCTCAAAAATCGGCGGCCCCAAGGCAATTGAAGCCCTGATCGGTTTGTTCAATGACCCGATCATGGAGGTTCGAGACCAGGCAGTCGAGGCCATGGCCAAGGTAGGCTCACCTGCCGTCGACCGCGTAATAACAGCGTTGAAGGACGAGCGTTGGCGCGTCCGAGAACATGCCGCCAAAGTTGCCGGCAAGATAAAAGATCCTCGTGCCGTCGAAGCGCTGATGGTTTCTTGTCGTGACCGAGACGGAGCCGTCAAGAGTGCCGTGGCAGAGGCCCTTGGCCGAATCGCCGATCCGACGGCCGTTCCAGTATTGATCAAACTGTTCCGGGACTCTTCAAAAATCGTCAGAGAAACCGCAGGAACCGCGCTGATGTACATCGGACAACCATCGGTCGATCCGCTGATTGAGAGCCTCAGCGACAAGGATTTCGTGGTCCGCTGTCACGCAGCCCGGGCGTTGGGTGGGATGACGACGGACTATCAAATCGGCCGAACCTGGGTCCGTGATGCCAAGGTGGTAGAAGCCCTCATCACCGCATTGAAAGACCAGGATCGGGCCGTTCGTGAAGATGCGACGATCGCGCTCGGCATGATCAGCGACCCACGAGCAATCGATGCGCTGATCGAGGCCATGAAAGACGGTGCCGTGAAGCGCCATGCTATCGCCTCACTCGGCATGATCGGCGACCCGCGTGCACTCCCCGCCGTACTGGACGCTTTGAAGGGTAAAGGGATCAAGCAGGAGGGTTCGCCGACACCGGGATGTATCGTCAGCGAGGATGCGTTCATCAAAGAAGCGGCGGCGACCGCGCTGGGCCAGTTTCGCGATCCACGCGTGATTCCTGATCTGATCATGCTGTTGAAAGACGGAGTCTTACGTGAAAAAGCCGCGGCAGCCCTGACCGTCATCGGCGATGCGGCGATCGAACCCCTTATTGCCTTTCTCTACGACCCCAAAGCCTCGGAAGTTGAAGCGGAAAAGGAACGGGTGCTCTCGTACGCCTCGGTTCGCCTGACGGCCAAAGATGCTCTCAAGCAGATTACGCTCGAAACGTTGGAAACGCTTGGATGGACCCCTTCCGATGAGGAGGTCGAGATCAGTTCCAGCCAAGCCGACAACCTGCGAATCGATCGGCCGTTGGGACAGACCGGACGGTTTGGGCCATCCGGTGACATTGTCTGA
- a CDS encoding HEAT repeat domain-containing protein, translated as MVDRVAEQIAALKDEDWAIREEAARLLGQLKDPRAVAPLVPLLGDEDRSVREAAVEALRAIGTPAVEALGSCLAESSLAVQEAASSILATIADERVLTQLMLALKSSDWIVRMHAAQALGRVKSADTVDALIPLLQDKVKAVREEAATALAAIGDTAIPCLVQALKHEDWLVRLHAVESLGKTRSPRAVEPLLSALFNDADSAVREDAVRALGEIGDAEAVDHLCVAMREPGLRTVAVEALGRIGNPTAVPVLIDVVTGGAPPEATRTAVGCGDQWNEELITQGAAVRALGLIGDDRAIPSLVAALSPTHTRAEAAASLAKFGSKVVPVLIPLLTDSLDDNLRFHVRETLTLVGWRPRQISISRL; from the coding sequence ATGGTCGATAGGGTTGCAGAACAGATCGCAGCACTCAAGGATGAGGATTGGGCGATCCGTGAGGAGGCGGCACGTCTGCTCGGTCAGCTCAAAGATCCGCGCGCGGTGGCTCCCCTCGTGCCCCTTCTTGGGGACGAGGACCGTTCCGTGCGTGAAGCGGCAGTAGAAGCGTTGCGTGCTATCGGAACTCCGGCAGTAGAAGCGCTCGGATCCTGTCTGGCTGAAAGCAGTTTGGCAGTTCAAGAGGCAGCCTCGTCTATCCTGGCGACCATCGCGGATGAACGAGTGCTCACTCAACTCATGTTGGCACTGAAGAGCAGCGACTGGATCGTCAGGATGCACGCGGCTCAAGCCTTGGGCCGTGTGAAAAGCGCAGATACCGTCGACGCCCTGATTCCGCTGCTGCAGGATAAGGTCAAGGCGGTTCGCGAGGAAGCAGCCACAGCTCTGGCAGCCATCGGTGACACCGCCATCCCATGTTTAGTGCAGGCGTTGAAGCATGAAGACTGGCTGGTTCGCCTGCATGCAGTGGAATCGCTCGGAAAGACGCGATCCCCTCGTGCAGTGGAACCGCTGCTTTCGGCCTTGTTCAACGATGCTGATTCCGCCGTTCGCGAAGATGCCGTGCGGGCGTTGGGCGAAATCGGTGATGCTGAAGCCGTCGATCATTTATGCGTAGCTATGCGTGAACCGGGGTTACGGACCGTAGCGGTCGAGGCACTCGGACGTATCGGCAATCCCACCGCCGTGCCCGTCCTAATCGATGTCGTCACAGGCGGCGCCCCTCCGGAAGCGACCAGGACAGCAGTCGGCTGTGGGGATCAGTGGAATGAGGAGCTCATCACGCAAGGGGCCGCCGTACGAGCATTGGGGCTGATCGGTGACGACCGGGCGATTCCTTCGCTCGTCGCGGCGCTGAGTCCGACCCATACCCGCGCAGAGGCAGCCGCCTCATTGGCCAAATTCGGATCGAAGGTCGTTCCCGTTCTCATTCCACTGCTAACTGATTCGCTGGACGACAACCTCCGGTTCCATGTTCGCGAGACCTTGACCCTCGTGGGATGGAGACCACGGCAGATCTCCATCAGCCGCCTCTGA
- a CDS encoding HEAT repeat domain-containing protein encodes MSKETIETLVSELTHEEDWRRMRATAACVAGGPRSVQALMDALRTGSTELKKEAAAMLARIKDPRAGVALVELLELDEDGVRKAAATALEQMAGVLDVDTAGALVSLLPHTPEGPTRQVLTHLIGAIPTAVLPLCDLLKHPNTEAQIASALMLDQLLDPRSIDAFIDAMGQPAVREIAVGTLKKLSAIRERIDMTFNALRDVEGASEREEARMATVIDLLGIGRPSVEILLEYLEDEDWLVREAAADLLGKIGDVRAVIPLMKRLEQDKDTGVKELAIKALGLIGDSRPTQLYLNAIPIRPLRVYAMEALAKIKDVGVLRPYKDTFDQLRTDRDGLVSYNAGLIADKLEAIMAMESQTREEDHEHD; translated from the coding sequence ATGTCAAAAGAAACCATTGAGACTCTGGTCTCCGAACTCACGCACGAAGAAGATTGGCGCCGCATGCGGGCGACGGCAGCCTGTGTGGCCGGTGGACCACGATCAGTCCAGGCGCTGATGGATGCCCTACGAACCGGTTCTACCGAGCTGAAGAAGGAAGCGGCGGCAATGTTGGCTCGTATCAAGGACCCACGGGCCGGAGTCGCCCTTGTCGAACTGCTCGAACTCGATGAGGACGGTGTCCGCAAGGCTGCGGCGACGGCCCTTGAACAGATGGCAGGTGTGCTTGATGTGGACACTGCAGGAGCGTTGGTCTCTTTGTTACCCCACACACCGGAAGGGCCGACAAGGCAGGTGCTCACGCACCTGATCGGCGCCATTCCCACCGCTGTGCTTCCCTTGTGCGACCTACTCAAACACCCCAATACTGAGGCGCAAATTGCATCGGCACTGATGCTTGATCAATTGCTAGACCCCCGTTCCATCGACGCCTTCATCGATGCGATGGGACAGCCGGCTGTTCGAGAAATCGCCGTCGGCACATTAAAAAAACTGAGTGCCATTCGAGAACGCATTGATATGACATTCAATGCACTGCGCGACGTTGAAGGGGCCAGTGAGCGGGAAGAGGCGCGGATGGCGACCGTCATCGACCTCCTGGGGATTGGACGACCGAGTGTGGAAATCCTTCTCGAATATCTCGAAGATGAGGATTGGCTCGTGCGCGAAGCGGCAGCCGACCTTCTTGGAAAAATCGGAGATGTACGGGCCGTCATCCCACTGATGAAGCGACTTGAACAGGACAAGGATACCGGAGTGAAGGAGCTGGCGATCAAAGCGTTGGGGTTGATCGGCGATTCACGTCCGACCCAGCTCTACCTCAATGCCATTCCCATCCGACCGCTCCGGGTCTATGCGATGGAAGCCTTGGCCAAGATCAAGGATGTGGGAGTTTTGCGTCCGTACAAGGATACCTTTGACCAACTTCGGACAGATCGTGACGGCCTGGTCTCGTATAATGCCGGCCTGATCGCTGATAAGCTTGAGGCCATCATGGCTATGGAAAGCCAGACCCGAGAAGAGGACCACGAGCATGACTGA
- a CDS encoding HEAT repeat domain-containing protein has translation MSEHSESNRIEQLIHALYDENEALRDHAIASLGQTGQDALPRLIDLMADEDVVIREAATSAVVRMGLSVVEPMIEALQDSSWAIREQAASALGKLRDRRAVEPLVKAIKDRDGAVRTAAVWALERIGDSGAVPGLIEALMDSTLREDAARVLKKVGDVRAVEALIDGLLGPNWMVRRHAAEALGKIGDRRGIGPLIESLGDEDWLVRRNAAESLARLGAQEAIQPLLPLREDENTMVQETVEAVLASLGWTPEQ, from the coding sequence ATGTCTGAGCATTCTGAGTCTAATCGTATCGAGCAATTGATTCATGCGCTCTACGACGAAAACGAAGCCCTACGTGATCACGCGATCGCGAGCCTCGGCCAAACCGGCCAGGACGCACTGCCCCGGCTGATCGACCTGATGGCCGATGAGGACGTGGTCATTCGAGAGGCTGCGACCAGCGCCGTCGTGCGAATGGGTCTCTCGGTTGTTGAACCGATGATCGAGGCGCTTCAAGACAGCTCCTGGGCGATCCGCGAACAGGCGGCATCCGCACTCGGAAAATTGCGAGACCGGCGTGCAGTTGAACCGTTGGTGAAGGCCATCAAGGACCGTGACGGAGCGGTACGGACAGCCGCAGTATGGGCACTTGAGCGGATCGGCGATTCAGGAGCCGTCCCTGGATTGATTGAAGCCCTCATGGACAGCACGCTCCGAGAGGATGCAGCCCGCGTGCTCAAGAAGGTCGGCGACGTGCGAGCGGTTGAAGCCCTGATCGACGGACTGCTTGGGCCTAATTGGATGGTTCGCCGTCATGCGGCAGAGGCGCTGGGCAAGATCGGTGATCGCCGAGGCATCGGGCCCTTGATTGAATCGCTGGGCGACGAAGATTGGCTCGTCCGGCGTAATGCAGCCGAGTCACTGGCTCGTCTCGGCGCACAGGAAGCCATTCAACCCTTGTTGCCGTTACGTGAGGACGAAAATACCATGGTCCAGGAAACCGTCGAGGCGGTATTGGCAAGCCTCGGGTGGACTCCTGAACAGTAA
- a CDS encoding HEAT repeat domain-containing protein, whose amino-acid sequence MADDAPKLIQIAPKGGEKKDGFNLVTERVVAVNPESRQLEVELLAYDGKTVLLEVAEEALEDLKKIKAGDGATIRVVEEGGKRVAKSFKIRPKDPNTARADAMLLDLKDSHWLNRKYAAEVLGELKDPRAVEPLVAALTDEVGDVRQRAYDSLIKLGGPSVSSLIPLLVSEEDEIRQSATEILRKIGKPAVEPLATALGDADDRLKTRIMKVLDRMGYKPKTKDAAPKAELPRLT is encoded by the coding sequence ATGGCAGATGACGCACCAAAGTTGATTCAGATTGCGCCGAAGGGCGGCGAGAAAAAAGACGGCTTTAACCTCGTCACAGAACGGGTTGTCGCAGTTAATCCAGAGAGCCGGCAGCTGGAGGTCGAACTCCTGGCCTACGACGGCAAGACGGTCTTGTTGGAGGTGGCGGAAGAGGCACTAGAGGATCTTAAAAAAATCAAGGCTGGGGACGGCGCCACCATCCGTGTCGTGGAGGAAGGCGGGAAGCGAGTCGCAAAGAGCTTCAAGATCCGTCCCAAAGATCCGAATACCGCGCGAGCCGATGCCATGTTGCTCGACCTGAAGGATTCGCACTGGCTGAATCGGAAGTACGCGGCAGAAGTGCTGGGTGAACTAAAAGATCCACGCGCGGTTGAGCCGCTCGTTGCGGCATTGACCGACGAAGTCGGTGATGTCCGCCAACGCGCCTACGATTCACTCATCAAGCTCGGAGGGCCTTCCGTTTCCTCACTGATTCCACTCCTCGTATCGGAAGAAGACGAGATCCGCCAATCGGCGACGGAAATTCTCCGAAAAATCGGCAAGCCCGCCGTTGAACCGCTCGCTACGGCCTTAGGTGATGCCGACGATCGGCTCAAGACGAGGATTATGAAGGTGCTGGACCGAATGGGGTATAAACCCAAAACAAAGGATGCGGCTCCCAAAGCTGAATTGCCGCGGCTGACGTAG
- a CDS encoding UDP-glucose dehydrogenase family protein, giving the protein MHISVIGTGYVGLVTGACFAEFGVNVTCMDNDSRRIEKLKNGEIPFFEPGVAELVAKGSKEGRLSFTTDIAQAVDKALAIFIAVGTPPSPDGSADLSFVKEVGRGIALHMNSYKVIVTKSTVPVGTGEAIREVVKKTQKTPIRFDMVSNPEFLREGSAIEDFMRPNRVVIGADSDQAVAIMKDLYRPLYLIETPIVVTDVPTAELIKYASNAFLATKISFINEIANLCERVGANVQLVSKGMGLDHRIGSKFLHAGPGFGGSCFPKDLAALIQTGERNGYPMQIASAASRVNDVQRGKMIDKIRDAVGGLKGKTVAFLGLSFKPNTNDLREAPALAIGQELLAEGATIRAYDPEALTEACQLMPKLQPCQDAYHAAEGADALVIMTEWNIFRNLDFEKLKSTMRAPLLIDLRNVYDPERVTAAGFKHVSVGRSAYSPKG; this is encoded by the coding sequence ATGCATATCAGTGTGATCGGAACCGGCTACGTTGGACTGGTGACAGGGGCCTGTTTTGCTGAGTTTGGAGTGAATGTCACCTGTATGGATAACGACAGCCGAAGGATCGAGAAGCTCAAAAATGGAGAGATCCCGTTTTTTGAGCCAGGGGTGGCGGAACTTGTGGCGAAGGGGAGCAAGGAAGGCCGGTTAAGTTTCACGACGGATATTGCTCAGGCAGTGGACAAGGCGCTGGCGATTTTCATCGCCGTCGGTACTCCACCAAGCCCGGATGGCAGTGCCGATTTGTCGTTTGTCAAAGAAGTGGGGAGAGGCATTGCTCTCCATATGAACAGTTACAAAGTGATCGTCACCAAGTCAACGGTGCCGGTCGGAACCGGTGAAGCGATTCGTGAAGTGGTTAAAAAAACCCAGAAAACGCCGATCCGGTTCGATATGGTCTCGAATCCTGAATTTCTTCGAGAGGGATCGGCCATTGAGGATTTCATGCGGCCGAATCGCGTGGTGATCGGTGCAGACAGTGATCAAGCGGTCGCCATCATGAAGGATCTCTATCGTCCGCTCTACCTGATTGAAACCCCGATCGTCGTGACCGATGTGCCGACGGCCGAACTGATCAAGTATGCGTCCAATGCGTTCCTGGCGACGAAGATTTCGTTCATCAACGAGATCGCCAATCTGTGCGAGCGAGTCGGGGCCAATGTGCAACTGGTATCGAAGGGGATGGGATTGGACCATCGAATCGGGTCCAAGTTCCTTCATGCGGGCCCAGGATTCGGCGGGTCGTGCTTCCCCAAGGATCTCGCGGCGCTCATTCAGACGGGGGAGCGCAACGGCTATCCCATGCAGATTGCTTCAGCGGCGTCGCGTGTCAACGATGTCCAACGTGGGAAAATGATTGATAAGATCCGGGACGCTGTCGGTGGACTCAAAGGAAAAACCGTGGCATTCCTTGGCCTGTCGTTTAAGCCCAACACGAATGATCTCAGGGAAGCTCCGGCGCTGGCGATCGGGCAAGAACTGTTGGCAGAGGGCGCGACCATTCGCGCGTATGATCCAGAGGCGCTGACGGAAGCCTGTCAGTTGATGCCTAAGCTTCAGCCTTGCCAAGATGCCTACCATGCGGCTGAAGGTGCGGACGCCTTGGTGATCATGACTGAATGGAACATCTTCAGAAATCTCGACTTTGAGAAGCTGAAGTCTACCATGCGCGCGCCGCTCCTGATCGATCTTAGGAATGTCTATGATCCTGAACGAGTCACTGCGGCGGGCTTTAAGCACGTATCAGTGGGACGGTCGGCTTACAGCCCCAAGGGGTAG
- a CDS encoding fused MFS/spermidine synthase: protein MTLHPPRIPRWFLLGTALVTGAVVMALEILGSRLLAPVFGSSLFVWGALIGVILAAMSSGYAFGGWVSDRYPSGRVLAALLLFSGGWTFLVAWANQPILFEIEKLVQDPRWGPCLAATVLLAPPAFGLSGVLPAMLRLAVADMDHLGRQTGRMIALSTVGSLAGTWGTAFFLLSWLGSQSLLTCLGGIQVGLGALWLMRATPARPFVPLIAVGCIGLLGMLALNPIQRLRAPVHQEESPYQQVRIREDDLFRYLVLDRTFHATMWKVEPTSLFLPYSQMMVASLALVSEPKRGLIIGHGGGSLAKWLAQQWPTLELDIVEFDPVVVRMAEAYFAYQAPTNHHVFVKDGRAFLNATEQTYDLIWIDAFARDMIPFHLTTTEFYSLVRTHLNQNGIVAVNLASSGKEGDLARASAVVQTMKQAFPALESFAVEGPWKTGMSPAKNLVFFGGRFIEQTSADSVLAKITETAMNQRLPMETIALLSTRRTDPWPQGVVLTDDFAPYDLLLGRERSQLVE from the coding sequence ATGACGCTTCACCCACCTCGAATTCCACGCTGGTTCTTACTTGGCACGGCCCTCGTGACCGGGGCAGTCGTTATGGCCTTGGAAATTTTGGGAAGTCGGCTGTTGGCCCCTGTGTTCGGCAGTTCATTGTTCGTGTGGGGCGCATTGATCGGCGTGATTCTCGCCGCGATGAGCAGCGGATATGCATTCGGTGGATGGGTTTCCGATCGATATCCCAGCGGACGAGTTCTGGCGGCCCTATTGCTGTTTTCCGGAGGGTGGACGTTTCTCGTCGCATGGGCGAACCAGCCTATTCTATTTGAGATCGAGAAACTCGTGCAGGACCCCCGTTGGGGCCCCTGTCTCGCCGCTACCGTCCTTCTTGCTCCACCCGCATTCGGCCTCAGCGGTGTCTTACCCGCCATGTTACGACTAGCCGTGGCCGACATGGATCACCTCGGTCGACAGACAGGCCGTATGATCGCCCTCTCGACCGTGGGCAGTCTGGCCGGCACCTGGGGAACCGCCTTCTTCCTGTTATCATGGCTTGGGAGCCAATCGCTCCTTACCTGCCTGGGTGGCATCCAGGTCGGACTTGGGGCTCTGTGGCTGATGAGAGCAACACCCGCTCGCCCCTTCGTCCCGCTGATCGCGGTTGGATGCATCGGGCTACTGGGGATGTTGGCCCTCAACCCTATTCAACGACTCAGAGCTCCCGTCCATCAAGAGGAAAGTCCCTACCAGCAGGTCCGTATTCGTGAGGATGATCTGTTTCGGTATCTAGTCTTGGACAGGACATTCCACGCCACCATGTGGAAAGTCGAACCGACGTCTCTCTTTCTCCCCTACAGCCAAATGATGGTCGCGTCATTGGCCTTGGTGTCCGAACCAAAGCGTGGTCTCATCATCGGCCATGGCGGTGGGTCATTGGCCAAGTGGTTGGCACAACAGTGGCCGACATTGGAGCTGGATATCGTGGAGTTCGACCCGGTCGTCGTCCGTATGGCAGAAGCGTATTTTGCCTATCAGGCGCCGACCAATCACCATGTGTTTGTGAAAGACGGTCGAGCCTTTCTCAACGCGACAGAACAAACATACGATCTTATATGGATCGACGCCTTCGCACGAGACATGATCCCGTTTCATCTGACCACGACGGAGTTCTATTCGCTGGTACGGACACACCTCAACCAAAACGGCATTGTTGCGGTCAACCTGGCCTCGTCCGGAAAAGAAGGTGACCTCGCCCGCGCATCCGCGGTCGTGCAGACGATGAAGCAGGCCTTCCCAGCCCTGGAGAGTTTCGCCGTGGAAGGGCCTTGGAAGACCGGCATGTCCCCGGCGAAGAACTTGGTATTCTTTGGAGGCCGTTTCATTGAACAAACCTCAGCAGACTCTGTTCTGGCGAAGATTACCGAGACAGCGATGAATCAGCGATTGCCGATGGAAACGATCGCGTTATTGAGTACGCGACGAACCGACCCCTGGCCACAGGGTGTGGTGTTGACCGACGATTTCGCCCCGTACGACCTGCTGCTTGGTCGAGAGCGATCGCAATTGGTGGAGTAA
- the otsB gene encoding trehalose-phosphatase, with protein MDYLLTEAGKLELAKLVKGRSLYAFDFDGTLAKIVREHHAAKLSRPIRVWLEKLAQGVPTAIISGRSVEDLHSRVGAIVPHLIGNHGSEGPHTRQEDQQQVRETCRAWLQSITERFHDELSQCGVSIEHKSYSLSFHYRTVGHRDAARLLISRVIGELSPPPRIVLGKSVVNVMPPTASHKGTALLEYMRRLDCSLALYVGDDETDEDVFALHDHRILTVRVGKKKGSSARYFLKRQAEITAVLQFLVEGCDRGLQSWSGCHEQGVPSPIPPLS; from the coding sequence ATGGATTACCTCTTGACGGAAGCAGGCAAGCTGGAGTTAGCGAAACTCGTAAAAGGGAGGTCGCTGTACGCGTTTGATTTTGACGGCACCTTGGCGAAGATCGTCCGGGAGCACCATGCGGCCAAACTGTCGCGCCCCATCCGCGTCTGGCTCGAAAAACTTGCACAGGGAGTCCCCACCGCAATTATCTCGGGACGCTCCGTCGAAGATCTGCACTCACGGGTCGGGGCGATCGTGCCCCACTTGATCGGCAACCATGGTTCAGAAGGCCCTCATACGCGCCAAGAGGATCAGCAACAGGTCCGCGAGACCTGTCGGGCGTGGTTGCAGTCGATCACCGAGCGGTTTCACGATGAGTTGTCACAATGTGGAGTGTCCATTGAGCATAAGTCCTATTCACTCTCCTTTCATTATCGAACCGTCGGTCACCGAGATGCGGCACGGCTGCTGATCTCTCGGGTGATCGGCGAGTTGTCTCCGCCTCCTCGCATTGTTCTTGGGAAATCCGTCGTCAATGTGATGCCGCCAACGGCTTCACACAAAGGGACGGCATTGTTGGAGTACATGCGTCGGCTTGACTGTTCCCTGGCGCTTTACGTGGGGGATGATGAAACCGATGAAGATGTCTTTGCGCTGCATGACCATCGCATCCTGACGGTGAGGGTCGGTAAGAAGAAGGGTTCGTCAGCCCGCTATTTTCTGAAAAGACAGGCAGAAATTACCGCCGTACTCCAGTTCCTGGTCGAGGGCTGTGATCGTGGTCTTCAGAGCTGGAGCGGGTGCCATGAACAGGGAGTTCCCAGTCCCATCCCCCCACTCTCATGA